In a single window of the Helicobacter felis ATCC 49179 genome:
- a CDS encoding tetratricopeptide repeat protein, with product MYIDEFKILKNGAMLKKSMIVVFLVVGVLGAQATLLEQAEVAYKRKDYPKAFKLYKQEAQRGEAQAFYHLGLMYYYGQYVNMDIKGKKAFNYFKKAGEMGVADAYLELADMVADGRIAKNAKGEPFACEKALSYANKALELNPKRAGIYERVGFLYLRVQWNNHTCSLKDFSQYSQEVQYKQKIFQKGSSYLEKAGEMGDFNAYTTLGYYYAAGDFRFERSFKKAKQYYLKAVAVLEKAGVKGDSQAYNELGLIYQDESSNLSTGTILENRHKAVAYFQKAAAMGNAYAYANMGKYVDENKAMEYYKKAGELGDAQGYIKLAQMEGTLLSKSLEYLKATGDLGDEDGYGMLGDIYFYGGWEKDENDPSAPHIPRDYKKAAHYYQKCADMGNAYCYLSLASMYQKGLGVPKDTKKARAYEGHGRDILCVGEDLDDYCE from the coding sequence GTGTATATCGATGAATTTAAAATCCTAAAAAACGGCGCGATGTTAAAGAAGTCTATGATCGTGGTGTTTTTAGTAGTGGGCGTGCTGGGTGCTCAGGCAACACTTTTAGAGCAAGCAGAGGTAGCTTATAAGAGGAAAGACTACCCCAAAGCTTTTAAACTTTACAAACAGGAGGCACAAAGAGGAGAGGCGCAGGCGTTCTATCATTTGGGCTTGATGTATTACTATGGGCAATATGTAAATATGGATATAAAGGGCAAAAAAGCCTTTAACTACTTTAAGAAAGCCGGAGAGATGGGGGTAGCAGATGCCTATCTTGAGCTAGCAGACATGGTCGCAGATGGCAGAATAGCCAAAAATGCTAAGGGAGAGCCTTTTGCTTGCGAGAAAGCACTGTCATATGCTAACAAAGCCCTAGAGTTGAACCCAAAGAGGGCAGGTATCTATGAAAGAGTTGGATTTCTTTATCTTAGAGTTCAATGGAACAACCATACTTGCAGTCTTAAAGACTTTAGCCAATACTCCCAAGAAGTCCAATACAAGCAAAAAATTTTTCAAAAGGGGTCGTCTTATCTTGAAAAGGCGGGGGAAATGGGCGACTTTAATGCCTACACAACACTAGGCTACTATTATGCTGCGGGCGATTTCAGATTTGAGCGTAGCTTTAAAAAAGCCAAGCAATACTATCTTAAGGCAGTAGCGGTGCTAGAAAAAGCAGGGGTAAAGGGGGATAGCCAAGCCTATAATGAGCTGGGATTGATTTATCAAGATGAGAGCAGCAATCTTAGCACGGGGACTATCCTAGAAAATAGGCATAAAGCGGTGGCGTATTTTCAAAAGGCGGCGGCGATGGGGAATGCCTACGCCTACGCCAACATGGGAAAGTATGTAGATGAGAATAAGGCGATGGAGTATTACAAAAAGGCAGGGGAGTTAGGGGACGCACAGGGGTATATCAAGTTGGCACAAATGGAAGGGACACTGCTTAGCAAGAGTTTAGAGTATTTAAAAGCGACGGGAGATTTGGGAGATGAGGATGGTTATGGCATGCTTGGCGATATTTATTTTTATGGCGGTTGGGAAAAGGATGAAAATGACCCTAGTGCTCCCCATATCCCACGCGATTACAAAAAGGCAGCACATTACTACCAAAAATGCGCGGACATGGGGAATGCCTATTGTTATCTATCGTTAGCAAGCATGTATCAAAAGGGCTTAGGGGTGCCAAAAGATACCAAAAAAGCGCGCGCATACGAGGGGCATGGGAGGGATATCCTGTGTGTGGGAGAGGACTTGGATGATTATTGTGAGTGA
- a CDS encoding DDE-type integrase/transposase/recombinase: MGDFDITKRIHTPQEKHRIVNFIMGTQQHFAVALVVRVLLEARGEFEKSNVQVSNMANKILKWMRLYQEKGMEGLQSKVGKQPGQHESKRKFNLELIKEAILALGSSGGHHCYSTYYRYYLELERAKNPHFSAHYSKFVDHARRLIEGDKRIQIFLKKGKDGLLQRYPVGVKQKEYINAEWQVDSTRIDFMMKIKDPSAKKGYRVARKVLSAVIDSFSGSAFAQLIDSNSSTSQLKVLFNAFKRLGVPDKIRHDNGSDYASAHYQGFLKANKIESVACTPYEGRQKGKIERFFGVLHSKLEWLPGYIGNDVSKRQKIEAQNASKKDTLSGKATRINEDELLFEDELQYIIEHTLAQQYNNYTAHAPLIPSADELAKIYSTLGKSHTRTVRAFGVEINNQTYTSAQIWEKCAIGDSVVVVENPDDPAQVSLYTPNKEFIGVANSTHLGAECMDLEEFRKTKSHYLKTQVNPFLKSITDARIKASAHRKKKVGEILAQRVEQKKPLQEAMSKQEKIKQTLEQIRKAAGYE; encoded by the coding sequence ATGGGCGATTTTGACATCACTAAAAGAATCCACACCCCCCAAGAGAAACACCGCATCGTGAATTTCATAATGGGCACACAGCAACATTTCGCCGTGGCTTTGGTGGTGCGTGTTCTCTTAGAAGCGCGCGGAGAGTTTGAAAAAAGCAATGTCCAAGTCTCCAACATGGCCAATAAAATCCTCAAATGGATGCGCTTGTATCAAGAAAAGGGCATGGAAGGTCTGCAGAGCAAGGTGGGCAAACAACCCGGACAACATGAAAGCAAACGCAAATTTAATTTAGAACTGATTAAAGAAGCGATTTTAGCTTTGGGCAGCAGCGGGGGGCATCATTGTTATAGCACATACTACCGCTATTATTTAGAATTAGAACGCGCCAAAAACCCCCATTTCAGCGCGCATTACTCCAAGTTCGTAGACCACGCCCGCAGGCTGATTGAGGGGGATAAGCGCATCCAAATCTTTTTAAAAAAGGGCAAAGACGGGTTATTGCAACGCTACCCAGTGGGTGTCAAGCAAAAAGAATACATCAATGCAGAATGGCAAGTAGATAGCACGCGCATCGATTTTATGATGAAAATCAAAGACCCTAGCGCTAAAAAGGGCTACCGCGTGGCGCGCAAGGTCTTAAGCGCGGTGATTGACTCTTTTAGCGGAAGCGCATTTGCCCAATTAATTGACTCCAACTCCAGCACCTCCCAGCTTAAAGTGCTTTTCAACGCCTTTAAACGCTTGGGCGTGCCTGATAAAATCCGCCATGACAATGGAAGCGATTATGCCAGCGCGCATTATCAAGGCTTTCTGAAAGCCAATAAGATTGAGAGCGTGGCGTGTACGCCTTATGAAGGCCGCCAAAAAGGTAAGATTGAGCGCTTTTTTGGGGTCTTGCATAGCAAATTAGAATGGCTCCCCGGCTATATCGGCAATGATGTGAGCAAACGCCAAAAAATCGAAGCCCAAAACGCGAGCAAAAAAGACACCCTAAGCGGGAAAGCCACACGAATCAATGAGGATGAGCTACTTTTTGAGGACGAGCTCCAATACATCATCGAGCACACTCTAGCCCAGCAATATAACAACTACACCGCCCACGCCCCGCTCATTCCTAGCGCTGATGAGTTGGCCAAGATTTATAGCACTTTGGGCAAATCGCACACCCGCACCGTGCGCGCCTTTGGTGTGGAAATTAACAACCAAACCTACACCAGCGCGCAAATCTGGGAAAAATGCGCCATAGGCGATAGCGTGGTTGTGGTTGAAAACCCTGATGACCCCGCTCAAGTCAGCCTTTACACCCCTAATAAGGAGTTTATTGGAGTGGCTAACTCTACGCATTTGGGCGCAGAGTGCATGGATTTAGAGGAATTTAGAAAAACCAAGTCGCATTATTTAAAAACTCAGGTCAATCCGTTCTTAAAATCCATCACAGATGCCAGAATTAAAGCCAGCGCGCACAGAAAGAAAAAGGTGGGTGAAATTCTAGCCCAAAGAGTCGAGCAGAAAAAACCCCTCCAAGAGGCGATGAGCAAACAAGAAAAAATCAAACAAACCCTAGAACAAATCAGAAAGGCGGCAGGTTATGAGTGA
- a CDS encoding AAA family ATPase, whose protein sequence is MHLGKELEAFISEFGLSQAQVARSINKSPALISSYIKGTYKAKDVSQLEKSLQDFMLSYRTNATQRHEIAQFGIKPLENFKNAHFIIDQAVVCQESCLLYGQAGSGKSESLKAYAQKTPQSVLLEVVPEVSNKDFLKGLCELLGASPAKSVAQTILNLSKRLGERESILLVDEAEHLKTSSLEALRRLQDFTNTPMVLCGTPQLLKNLKGKNGELLQLYSRISLKYEFGAPSKADFNLLFGDLGAPLQAITNNLRRACKIYKMATRFAQINGGDLDQSIQVVASMSILD, encoded by the coding sequence ATGCATTTAGGAAAAGAATTAGAGGCCTTTATTTCTGAGTTTGGGCTCTCTCAAGCCCAAGTAGCGCGCAGCATCAACAAAAGCCCCGCGCTCATCTCAAGTTACATCAAGGGCACTTACAAGGCCAAAGATGTCAGCCAGCTAGAAAAAAGTTTGCAGGATTTTATGCTCAGCTACCGCACCAACGCCACACAAAGGCATGAGATCGCTCAATTTGGGATTAAACCCCTAGAAAACTTTAAAAACGCGCATTTCATTATTGATCAAGCGGTGGTGTGCCAAGAGTCCTGCCTGCTTTATGGACAAGCAGGAAGTGGCAAAAGTGAAAGCTTGAAGGCTTACGCTCAAAAGACCCCACAGAGCGTTTTGTTGGAGGTTGTCCCAGAGGTGAGCAATAAGGACTTTTTAAAAGGCCTTTGTGAACTTTTGGGAGCAAGTCCGGCCAAAAGTGTAGCCCAAACCATCTTAAATTTGTCTAAACGATTGGGCGAGCGCGAGAGTATTTTGCTCGTGGATGAGGCCGAACACCTCAAAACTTCCAGCCTAGAAGCTCTGCGCCGCCTGCAAGATTTTACCAACACCCCTATGGTGCTCTGTGGCACGCCCCAGTTGCTCAAAAATCTCAAGGGGAAAAATGGGGAGCTTTTGCAACTTTATAGCCGTATTTCTCTCAAATACGAGTTTGGCGCGCCTTCTAAGGCAGACTTTAATCTCCTCTTTGGAGATTTGGGCGCGCCTTTGCAAGCTATCACCAACAACTTGCGCCGTGCGTGCAAAATTTACAAAATGGCGACTCGTTTTGCTCAAATTAATGGGGGAGATTTGGACCAAAGTATCCAAGTTGTCGCCTCTATGTCTATTTTGGATTAG